One Streptomyces sp. CG4 genomic window, GCCCGCTGCGCCTGGTCCGGGAACCCCTGTGCCAGCAGCGACAGTGCTCCCGGAGTGACGGTGGAGGCCCCGGTGCCCTGCAGCAGCCGCCCGAAGACCAGGGTGGTGGTGCTGTGGGCCACGGCGCACAGCACCGAGCTGAGAGTGAACAGGGCGAGCCCGGTCAGGAAGACCTTCTTGCGTCCGAACCGGTCGCCGAGCGCGCCGCCGGTGAGCATGAAGGCGGACAAGCACAGGGTGTAGCCGTCCACCACCCACTGGATGTCCGTGATCCGGGCGTGCAGGCGGCTCTGCATGGCCGGGAGCGCCACGTTGACGACGCTCATGTCGAGCAGGGCCATGAAGGTTCCGAGGAAGACGGCCGTGAGCAGCCCGACGGGGCGGCGCGGTACGGACACAGCGACTCCTGACCGGTCGTGAGGAAACGGCGAGGGTCGCACCGTTCCACTTCACGTCGACTTGAAGTCAAGCGTTCAGGTAGGCCTCGACCTCCCGCCGCACCACCGGACAGTGTTCCGCCGGGTGATCACGCGGGCAGTCCAGGTAGTGCACGAGGTATGCCCGAGCCCGCGCGAGGCGGTCGATCTGCTCGTCGATGGCCGTCAGACGTCCGTGCACCGTGTCCCGCCAGTGACCGGTCTCCGTGCGTCCGGCCAGCACGGTCGCGATCTCGTCCAGGCTCAGCATGCCGCTCTCCTGCCAGATCCGGATCAAGGCGATCCGCCGCAGCTCCGTCGCCCCGTAGAGTCGCCGCCCCGACTGCCGTGTCGCGGGTTGCAGGAGTCCCCGCTCCTCCCAGTAACGCAGCGTCGGCGCAGAGATCGCCAGCCGGTCGGCGACCTCGCCGATCGTCAGATAGTTCTCACTGTCATACATGGTCGCCATCATGCGTCGGCATGAACTGGAGAGGCACGGTTTACCAAGTGCGCCTGTCAGGCCGGCAGGGCAGCGGCTCACGCGACGTCAGGCCCAGCAGGAGACTCTTTCACCGGTCCTCCCGGCGTACCGTGGGCCGCTCGGGCCTGCACCGTATGACCCGCACGCTCACCAACGGCATGCGGCCGATCCAGCCCCCCCTGTTCTGGCACCTGGCGGCGTCATCAACTGCCCGGCCTCGTCGGACGGAACCGATGCCGCAATAGTCGATGGCAGCGAGATGACCCTGTGCGTCCTGCCGGACGGTACCTTGGCCGTCAGCGCCCGCCCCAACAACACCACCTTGATCGCATCTGATCTGAGCCGGGTCGTCGCCGTCTACGACTCGAAGGACCGGCGCCCCTTCGGGGGTGTCGCACCAGGCGACGCCTACGCCACCTCCATCAGCGTCACGCCCTCGGGCCGCCTGTTGTGCACCGTGGCCGAGTACGGCGTGTGGGACTCCGCCAGCGTCATCACCAACGTCGTCGGCGTGGCCGACGGCGCCCTCACGGCGTCTTCCAAGCCCGCGATCGAGGCACTGACCTCACTCGATCCGGAACCGGCCCGCCACACCGACATCGACCTGCACGCACACGTCACGTACAAGGGAGCCCCGGTCAGCCCGGCGAACCGGCCCCGGCCCGCGCTGACCGAGCTGGTCGCCGACGAGGACCGGCTTTCCGGCTGGCGCTACTCACACCTCGGCCGGCCCGTGCCGCTGGCCGACGACCTGTTCGTCGTCCCCGCCTATGCCAAGACGTTCCGCGCCGGAAGCCGTGGTCAGCCATTCGTCTTCGCGCTCATCAACGACGAGGGTCAGATGACCGGACGCCTCGACGGCATGCACGCATGGCGCGACTCGCCCTTCACCGGTCTCTGTTACAACCTGGCAGCCGACCCCCATCGAGGCCATGCCTTCCACCTCAACCGCTATGGCCTGTACGCCTGGAACAGGGCTGGAGCACTGCGGGCGAAACTCGATACAGCGACCAAGGCCTTCAAGCCACTGACCCACTTCACCCTCACCACCTGCACGCCAGCCGGCGACCTGCTGTTGATCCACAACAAGCAGCACCTGATACTCCGCGTCCCCGTCCCCGAAGACCTCACCGAACTCCCGTCCGCCGTCGAGGAGGCACTGCGCGGATACGCCCGGCAACGCACGGCCCTGAAAAAGCAGTGGGCGCCCGTCAACTGGCACTGGACTGAGGCGTCCGCACCGGTCCACCGCCTCTGACCGCCCGCGCTCCTGAAGGGATTGTCCCGCTTGCCACGTCACCTTGAGCACTGCGTCTTCCCCATCGCGTAGCGCACCGGCATCGCAAAGCCCGACGCAGCGAACATCACCGGCCTGCGCCCACTCGGCCCGACCCCGAGCCGACGCAGAGAGGTCTCATGCGTCTGCCCCACGTAGACGACCGAACGACGCCTGAGACTTGTCCCGGATCTAATCCTTGAGGCTGCCGGTGCGGAGCCCGTATGTCTCCGTCACAGGGACGTCGCGAGGTCGCTCCTGCGGCGGAGGTCCATCATCCGTGCGGATGACCATTCGTCGTCGTGGTCCGGCGCAGGATGGATTCATGGCGATCAAGCTTTCTGCGGACGACGCAGCGCGTCCCGCCCCGCGCCGGGCACCCCGCCTTCGGCCGGTCGCATGGCCGGGCCTCGCCGCCGCGGCATGGGGGCTCCTGTTTGCGGTACCCAGTTTCGCCTGGGCGATGGGAACTACCTTCGGCGCGCGGACGACGGTGTCGCCGTCCCTGGTGAAGCTCGCTGACGATCGCGTGGCGTGGTTCGTGGCCGTCTTGTGCGTGACCGGTCTCCTGAAGATCTTTGGAGCCCTGATCGGTATCGGGCTGACACACCGGCGCGGCAGATGGATAGGCCGTCTCATGGTGCTCTGTGGCGGTGGCGCGGCGGTTCTGCTTGTCTGGCACGGCTGTCTCTTCGTTGCCCATGGAGTGCTGATCGAGGCCGGGATCCGCTCTGTCGCGCCCGACCTGGCCGGGCTGACCCGTTGGTACCTCTACCTGTGGGGACCGTGGTTCATCGTCGGCGGTCTGGCTTTCGCTGCTGCCACCACCCGGTATGTCCGCCGACTGGGTGCCAGGGGCGAGGTACGACTTTACGGTGCTCTGGGGGCGCTGGGCGCGTTGCTCCTGTCATCGGCTTCGATGATCACCGGGATCGGCTGACGACCGTTCGCCTGGGACCTCTAGTGGCACGGAACGTGATCTTCGCAGACCGGTGCCTGCCAGGGGCTTCACACATGTGACGCTGGATCACCACTCGCCGGGAGTGTCTCCCCTTCTGTCTCGAAGCCTTCGGGGTAATCGAGACCATCGACCTCACTCCCGGCTTGCTGCGGAGCACACGACAGCAGGACCAGTGCTTCGAGCGTCACGTTCCGGTATCGCTGGGGCTCCCAGTCGTTCCCTCTAAACGGGGGCCGCGGGTGACCGACTGCTCCGTCGAAGCCTATGCGAGTGTCTTGAACATGTGGACATCCTCGGCGCCACCGGGGATCCCCAGGGTCCGGCCGGTCTCGACATATCCGTGACGCTGGTAAAACCCCGGAGCTTGAAAGGTAAATGACGATACGCAGGCGCGGTTGCAGCCTCGCCGACGCGCTTCCTCCTCCGCAGCCATGAGGATCTTCGTTCCCCACCCGTCCTCACGGCTCTTCTCACGGATCCAGAGCATCTCGATACCGAGTAGCCCACCCCACGTCCAAGCGGCGAGGCCCCCGATGAGATCGCCGGCGTCGTCGACAACCTTCACCGAGAGCGAGCCTTGATCGGCGGCAGTGGTTCCAGTGGCCGGAAAGTTGACCTCGTCCAGGCCCTGGGACAAGCACTCGTTGAGTTCTGGGTCACGTTGACCGACGCTCAATTTCCCACCGGTGTGATCATATGTCATGCCGCAGAGTGTGACACGTACGCCAAAGTCGCCACCTCTCACTTCCAGGGTCCGTCCGATGGGCCCTGCCACTCGACCCGGACGACGCGCC contains:
- a CDS encoding MerR family transcriptional regulator encodes the protein MYDSENYLTIGEVADRLAISAPTLRYWEERGLLQPATRQSGRRLYGATELRRIALIRIWQESGMLSLDEIATVLAGRTETGHWRDTVHGRLTAIDEQIDRLARARAYLVHYLDCPRDHPAEHCPVVRREVEAYLNA
- a CDS encoding DUF3995 domain-containing protein, which codes for MAIKLSADDAARPAPRRAPRLRPVAWPGLAAAAWGLLFAVPSFAWAMGTTFGARTTVSPSLVKLADDRVAWFVAVLCVTGLLKIFGALIGIGLTHRRGRWIGRLMVLCGGGAAVLLVWHGCLFVAHGVLIEAGIRSVAPDLAGLTRWYLYLWGPWFIVGGLAFAAATTRYVRRLGARGEVRLYGALGALGALLLSSASMITGIG
- a CDS encoding GNAT family N-acetyltransferase codes for the protein MTYDHTGGKLSVGQRDPELNECLSQGLDEVNFPATGTTAADQGSLSVKVVDDAGDLIGGLAAWTWGGLLGIEMLWIREKSREDGWGTKILMAAEEEARRRGCNRACVSSFTFQAPGFYQRHGYVETGRTLGIPGGAEDVHMFKTLA